The genome window ACTGGGACTCGCTCCTGAGCATGGAGGAGATGGGCCTGTACAAGGGCCGCTACCTCGTGCTGGGCGGGCTGCTCTCGCCCCTGGACGGGGTGGGGCCGGGCAACCTGGAGTTCGAGCGCCTGCGCCGCCGCCTGGCGCGCGGCGAGGTGCGCGAGATCGTCCTGGCCCTGGGCGCGACGCTGGAGTCCGAGACCACGGCGTCCTACGTCAAGAACCTGGTGGAGGCGGATTTCCCTCGGGTGGCCGTGAGCCGCCTGGCCCAGGGCATCCCCATGGGCGCGGAGGTCAAGTACATGGACAGGGAGACGCTCAGGCAGTCTCTCCTGTACCGTCAGAAGGTCTAACGGCCGGGGGAGTCCCGGCCCAACCACGGAGCGGGGACGACCATGATCGAGATTCGCATTCACGGCAGGGGTGGACAGGGCGGCGTGACCTCGGCGGAACTGCTGGCCCGGGCGGCCATCGCCGACGGGCGTTTCGCCCAGGCCTTCCCGAGCTTCGGGCCCGAGCGGCGCGGCGCGCCGGTGCAGGCCTTCGTGCGCGTGGACGGCAAGAAGATCCGCCTGCGCGAGAAAATCTACGAGCCGGACTTGGTCCTGATCCTGGACCCCACGCTCCTGGACATCGTGAACGTGGCCGAGGGGCTCAAGGAGGGCGGCATGGTCGTGGTCAACTCGGCCCAATCCGCCGACGAGCTCAAGCGCAAGTACGGCTGGCCCAAGGCCGCCTGCGTGGACGCGGGCAAGGTGGCCCTGGAGGAGCTGGGCGTGCCGATCACCAACACGACCATGCTCGGGGCCCTGCTCAAGGCCTCCGGGCTCCTGGGCGTGGACGGCATGCGCGAGGTCATCGACGAGCGCTTCGGCCCCAAGCTGGGACCCAAGAACTACAAGGCCCTGGAGCGCGCCTTCCGGGAGACCGCCGTCGCCTAGCCAAACGCGGCGATGATTGCTACAAGGGGCCGGTCGACCGGCCCTTTTTCATTTCCCGAGGAACTTCGTGCCCGAAACCATCACCGTCGAAATCCATACCGTCGTCTTCTCCAACCCGGACAACGGCTACACCGTGGCCCGGGGCCGCTGCAAGGACGAGCCCGGCCTGACCACCATCGTCGGCTGTCTGGGCCGCCCCTCCCCGGGTGAGTCCCTGATCCTCACCGGAGAGTGGAAGTTCCATCCGCGCTTCGGCCGCCAGTTCGAGGTCCAGACCTTCGAGCAGGGCCGCCCTGCCACGGAGAACGGCGTGATCCGCTTCCTGGCCTCGGCCGCGATCAAGAACGTGGGCCCCAAGCTGGCCGAGCGCATGGTGGCCAAGTTCGGCATGGAGGTCCTGGACATCCTCGACGAGGAGCCCGAGAAGCTCCTGGAGGTGCGCGGCATCTCCAAGAAGAAGCTGGTGGACATCGTGGATTCCTGGAGCCGCCAGCGGGAGATCAAGAACCTCATCGTCTTTCTGCACAGCCACGAGGTCCCGCCCACCTTCGCCCCGCGCATCTTCCAGCTCTGGGGCGCGCAGGCCGTGGCCAAGCTGCGCGAGAATCCCTACGAGCTGGCCTACGAGATCAGGGGCGTTGGCTTCAAGACCGCCGACAACATGGCCCTCAAGCTGGGCTTCGCCCCGGACGCGCCCGCGCGCCTGGAGGCCGCCGTGGTCTATGCCCTGTTCTCCCTGAGCGAGCGGGCCGGGCACCTCTTCTGCCCCAAGGACAAGCTCTTCGAGGAAGTCTCGCGCATGCTCGGCGGCGGCCTGGACCCCCAGGCCCTGGACGACGCCCTGGCCGCCCTGGAGGAGAAGAAGCGGGTCCGGGTGGAGCCCCTGCCCGAGCTGGAGATCGACGACGCCGTCTACCTCCAGCACTTCTGGAAATGGGAGCGCGAGACCGCCCAGCGCCTCTTCGGCCTGGCCGCCCACCCCACGCCCGTGAGCCGGGGCAAGGTGGAGGCCACCCTGCCCAAGGTGGAGAAGGTGGTGGGCATCGAGCTGACTCCAGAGCAGCGCGAGGCCGTGTTCGGGGCCTGCGTGAACAAGTCCTTCATCATCACCGGCGGGCCGGGCACGGGCAAGACCACCATCACCCGGGCCGTGGTGGCCACGCTCAAGGAGCTGGGCCTGAAGATCAAGCTGGCCGCGCCCACGGGCCGCGCCGCCAAGCGCATGACCGAGGCCACGGGCTTCCCGGCCCAGACCGTGCACCGCATGCTCCAGTATCAGCCCGACGGCTCGTTCCACTACTGCGAGGAGCAGAAGCTCAAGGCCGACGTGCTCGTGGTGGACGAGGCCTCCATGCTCGACGCCCAGCTCTTCCTCTCCGTGCTGCGGGCCCTGCCCCTGACCTGCCGCCTCGTCCTGGTGGGCGACGTGAACCAGCTCCCCTCGGTGGGGCCCGGCAACGTGCTGGGCGACCTGCTGGAGAGCGGGGCCGTGCCCTCGGCCGTGCTCACGCACATCTTCCGCCAGGCCCTGGAGAGCTGCATCATCCGCAACGCCCACAGGATCAACGCCGGACAGTTCCCGGTGCTCGACCCGCGCAACGCGCCCGAGGCCGACTTCTTCTGGGTCGTGCAGGAGGACCCGCAGCGGGTCCAGGGCATCATCCTGGAGACGGTCTGCCAGCGCATTCCCGAGCGCTACGGCCTGGACCCCCTGCGTGAGGTCCAGGTGCTCACGCCCATGCACAAGGGCGAAGTGGGCACCCAGGCCCTCAACGAGGTGCTCCAGGACCGCCTGAATCCCCGCCTGGGCCCGGAGATCAAGCGCGGCAACTGCCGCTTCCGGGTCGGCGACCGGGTTCTGCAGCTGCGCAACAACTATGACAAGGACGTGTTCAACGGCGACCTGGGTTGGATTCTTGATCTGGACCCGGAGGAGGGCTCCCTGGTGGTGGACTTCGAGGGCGACGCCGTGCCCTATGAGTCCTCGGAGCTGGACGACCTGGCCCTGGCCTACGCCGTGAGCGTGCACAAGTCCCAGGGCAGCGAGTACCCGGCCGTGGTCATGCCCGTGGTCACCCAGCACTATCTCCTGCTCCAGCGCAACCTGCTCTACACCGGCCTGACCCGGGCGCGGCGTCTGGCCGTGCTGGTGGGCAGCGAACGGGCCCTGCGCATCGGCCTGAACAACGTCACCGCGGGCCGCCGCCAGACCTATCTGCGCCACCGCCTGCGCGAGGTCTTCGCCAACAGCCTCCTGGCTTGACGCTCGCGGCGCGGGCCGATTTTTTCTTCCCAAGCGGGGGCATTTTGCTACTATGGGGCCAACGCACCCATACAAGGAGAATCCCCCATGCTCGGCAAGAAGATGGAAAAAGCCCTCAACGACCAGATCACCTGGGAGTTCTATTCCGGCTACGTCTACCTCTCCATGTCCGCCTGGTTCCAGTCCCAGGGCCTGCCCGGCTTCGCCAACTGGATGGAGGTCCAGAACCAGGAGGAGGTCTTTCACGCCACCAAGATGTTCCGCTACGTCCTGGAATCCGGCGGCACGGTGGAACTGGGCGCCATCGCCAAGCCCAAGGCCGCCTG of Desulfovibrio aminophilus contains these proteins:
- a CDS encoding ATP-dependent RecD-like DNA helicase — encoded protein: MPETITVEIHTVVFSNPDNGYTVARGRCKDEPGLTTIVGCLGRPSPGESLILTGEWKFHPRFGRQFEVQTFEQGRPATENGVIRFLASAAIKNVGPKLAERMVAKFGMEVLDILDEEPEKLLEVRGISKKKLVDIVDSWSRQREIKNLIVFLHSHEVPPTFAPRIFQLWGAQAVAKLRENPYELAYEIRGVGFKTADNMALKLGFAPDAPARLEAAVVYALFSLSERAGHLFCPKDKLFEEVSRMLGGGLDPQALDDALAALEEKKRVRVEPLPELEIDDAVYLQHFWKWERETAQRLFGLAAHPTPVSRGKVEATLPKVEKVVGIELTPEQREAVFGACVNKSFIITGGPGTGKTTITRAVVATLKELGLKIKLAAPTGRAAKRMTEATGFPAQTVHRMLQYQPDGSFHYCEEQKLKADVLVVDEASMLDAQLFLSVLRALPLTCRLVLVGDVNQLPSVGPGNVLGDLLESGAVPSAVLTHIFRQALESCIIRNAHRINAGQFPVLDPRNAPEADFFWVVQEDPQRVQGIILETVCQRIPERYGLDPLREVQVLTPMHKGEVGTQALNEVLQDRLNPRLGPEIKRGNCRFRVGDRVLQLRNNYDKDVFNGDLGWILDLDPEEGSLVVDFEGDAVPYESSELDDLALAYAVSVHKSQGSEYPAVVMPVVTQHYLLLQRNLLYTGLTRARRLAVLVGSERALRIGLNNVTAGRRQTYLRHRLREVFANSLLA
- a CDS encoding pyruvate ferredoxin oxidoreductase subunit gamma, whose translation is MIEIRIHGRGGQGGVTSAELLARAAIADGRFAQAFPSFGPERRGAPVQAFVRVDGKKIRLREKIYEPDLVLILDPTLLDIVNVAEGLKEGGMVVVNSAQSADELKRKYGWPKAACVDAGKVALEELGVPITNTTMLGALLKASGLLGVDGMREVIDERFGPKLGPKNYKALERAFRETAVA
- the recR gene encoding recombination mediator RecR, encoding MDKLPGPLKDVVERLTRLPGIGPKSALRIGLHLLKLPRESAQNFGRGIIELRERLCLCEECASLAETSPCPLCADPARLADQLCLVADWDSLLSMEEMGLYKGRYLVLGGLLSPLDGVGPGNLEFERLRRRLARGEVREIVLALGATLESETTASYVKNLVEADFPRVAVSRLAQGIPMGAEVKYMDRETLRQSLLYRQKV